One window from the genome of Nicotiana tomentosiformis chromosome 5, ASM39032v3, whole genome shotgun sequence encodes:
- the LOC138892551 gene encoding uncharacterized protein: MYDFIMAEDSELWDNFRAKKILVCGIGPDEYSHILACQSAKEIWEALQTAHEGTTQVKESEIDMLTTVYELFRIKDDKSIQDMHTRFTSIINEIHSLGEIIPKNKLVRKILSVLPSSWESKVPDKRFKRKDVADNVVKQAPAAWGDSSSESGDDDDQGDNFMMAVESEVAEYDSIFALMAKSDEDKEDDDEDDDEDEVNFLDVQRNLKSYSQKKLISLANILIDAYHSLINDKNALTTKLGEIKHERDDLVVVVVDLRETVESLKREKNILTERIANIEHEKDDLLVLVVDLKETIEELRRESRPMNTQKGKEVASEAHPRLENELKSMKSSMCAELEKNRQLQEDLGIVKSDLEKSLKWTWSTDVITAMYTNSGGNRHGIGFQKEKNPKNPRSKYVTVPDNWLCTHCGNTRHVKKTCKVRFQSQQKNKVFAEKVTIAKKPAPSYNKRVLPAWTKRTLIHPFSHYKGPKLVWVLKSNP; encoded by the exons ATGtatgattttatcatggctgagGACTCAGAGTTGTGGGAT AATTTCAGGGCAAAAAAGATTCTTGTCTGTGGCATCGGACCAGATGAATACAGCCATATCTTAGCTTGTCAGAGTGCtaaggagatctgggaagctctTCAAACAGCACACGAAGGGACAACTCAAGTCAAGGAGTCGGAGATCGACATGTTGACAACTGTGTATGAGCTCTTTAGAATAAAGGATGACaagtccattcaggacatgcacacTCGCTTCACCTCTATCATCAATGAGATTCATTCACTGGGAGAAATCATTCCCAAGAACAAACTTGTCAGGAAAATACTTAGTGTATTACCTAGTTCCTGGGAAAGCAAG GTTCCTGACAAAAGGTTCAAGAGAAAAGATGTCGCCGACAATGTTGTAAAACAAGCTCctgctgcatggggagactcctccAGCGAATCTGGAGATGATGATGATCAAGGTGACAACTTCATGATGGCAGTAGAAAGTGAAGTAGCTGAATATGATTCCATATTTGCTCTAATGGCTAAATCAGACGAGGATAAGGAAGATGACGATGAAGATGACGATGaagatgaggtaaactttctggATGTTCAAAGAAATCTGAAATCCTATTCTCaaaagaagcttatatctttggctaatattttaattgatgcttatcataGTCTCATTAATGATAAAAATGCGCTAACCACGAAACTAGGAGAAATAAAACACGAGAGAGATGATCTAGTGGTGGTTGTGGTTGATCTAAGAGAGACCGTTGAGAGtttaaaaagggaaaagaatATTTTGACTGAGAGAATTGCAAACATAGAGCATGAGAAAGATGACCTATTGGTATTAGTTGTAGACCTAAAGGAAACCATTGAGGAACTAAGAAGGGAAAGTAGGCCTATGAACACTCAAAAaggaaaggaagttgcaagtgaggcacaccCTAGGCTTGAAAATGAGCTAAAATCAATGAAATCTAGTATGTGTGCTGAGCTTGAGAAAAATAGACAACTTCAGGAAGATCTAGGCATAGTAAAGAGTGACCTAGAAAAATCTCTTAAGTGGACGTGGTCCACTGATGTAATCACTGCTATGTATACGAACAGTGGGGGGAACAGGCATGGAATCGggttccaaaaagaaaaaaacccTAAAAACCCACGTAGTAAGTACGTTACTGTTCCTGATAACTGGCTCTGCACTCACTGTGGTAACACTAGACATGTCAAGAAAACATGTAAAGTTAGATTCCAGTCCCagcagaaaaataaagtttttgctgAAAAAGTAACTATTGCAAAAAAACCTGCTCCCTCATATAACAAACGTGTATTGCCTGCTTGGACAAAAAGAACTTTGATTCACCCGTTttctcattacaagggacccaaacttgtttgggttcttaagtctaatccttga